One Hymenobacter psoromatis genomic window, GGATAAAGACATCCTGGGCCACGAGCTGACGCTAAACGCTGAGCGCTTTACGCCGGTGGATAACACGCTGATTCCGATGGGTAAGCTGCAAGCCGTGGCCGGCACGCCGATGGATTTTCGGCAGCCACACGCCATTGGCGAGCGCATCAAGCAGGTGTCGGGCGCGGCCCCCGGCGGCTACGACCACAACTGGGTACTAGCCGACAGCATGCGTAGCGCTCCCGCCCTGGCGGCCACCGTGTACGAGCCCACCAGCGGCCGCACGATGCAGGTGTACACCGACCAGCCGGGCGTGCAGTTCTACTCGGGCAACTTCTTGAAAGGCAATCTAAAAGGCAAGGGCGGCGTGGCCTACCCCCAGCACTACGGCTTCTGCCTCGAAACCCAGCACTTCCCTGATTCGCCCAACGAGCCGACTTTCCCAAGTACTGTGCTACGGCCGGGTGAAACGTTTCGCTCGGTAACGGAATACCGGTTTGGGGTGCGCAAGTAGCAGGGCAGTTTAGGCCCACTACCCCTCTAATTGCTCTTGCTGGTCGCTATCGAAGCAGCCAGGCTTTGTACTCAATTTCCTCAAACAATGCTTTTACGGACAGGCTGTTTACTCTGGTTAGGTAGCGTGCTGGGTGTGGGCGTGGCCCAGGCCCAAACGTTGCGTCCCCCGCCTACCCGCTCGTAACGCACAACCCGTATTTCAGCGTATGGGCGTTTCAGGAGGAGCTAGCGGCGGCGCCCACCCGGCACTGGACCGGTGAGGCGCAGAGCCTGGAGGGCGTGGTACGCGTCGATGGGCAGGCCTACCAGTTTCTGGGCCAGGCCGGGCCGCAGTACCGGGCCGTAGTGCCCACGGTGCGCGAACAGCCCTACCGGGCGCGCTACACGTTCAAAAAACCGGCAGCGGGCTGGGAAAAAGCTGCTTTCGCGTCGGCTAGCAGCTGGCTGGAAGGCCCCGCGCCCTTCACCGATAATAAAAGTGAGCACGGCACCAGCTGGACCGGCGGCGACATCTGGGTGCGGCGCACCGTGCGCGTGGCCGACCCCAAAACCACCGGCGATTTGCGCCTGCTGATGCAGCACGACGACGACGCGAAAGTGTACCTGAATGGCGTGCTGCTAACCAAGCAGGCCGGCTACAATAGCACCTACGCTTTCTTTCCTATTTCGCCCGCCGCCCGGCAGGCGTTGCGCGCGGGCGATAACGTGCTGGCACTGCACGCCAACAGCCCGCATGGAGGCGAATACTTGGACGCCGGCCTCTACGAAACGCTGCCTACGCCCGCCCCGCTGGCCCGGGCCCGCCAAACGGGCGTGAAGCTGACTGCCACCCAGACGACCTACTCCTTCGCCGCCGGCCCGGTGACCCTGACGGTCAATTTTTTATCGCCGCTGCTGCTTGACGAGCTGGAAACCGTGGCCCAGCCCGTGAGCTACGTTACCTGCACCGCCACGGCGGCCGACGGCCAGCCCCACCCTACCCAGGTGCTCCTGACCGAGGCCGGCACGCTAGCCAGTAATACGCCCTACCAGGAGGTGGCTACCCGGCCCGGCGCGGCCGGTAGCTTGCGCTGGCAGGCCGTGGGCACTGCCGCCCAGCCCATGCTGGCCAAGGCCGGCGAAAACCTGCGTATCGACTGGGGCTACGCTTATCTGGCCACGTCCGGCGCGGCCACCCTGGCTAACGGCGACCCACAAACGCTCAAAACCGCCTTTGCTAAAACCGGTACCCTGTCCCCCGCTTCGCCCACAAAGGGCCAGGCCCAGCGCGTGGCGCAGGCCGCCGTGCTCGACCTGGGGGCCGTGGCCGCCACGCCCGCCGAGCAGCACCTACTACTAGGCTACGACGAGCAGTATGCGGTGCAGTACTTTGGCCAAAACCTGCGGCCCTAGTGGCGCCGCGACCCGGCCATGACGATGGAAAAAGCCCTGGCCGCCGCCGAGGCCGACTACCCCCGGCTGCGCCAGAAAGCCACGGCCTTCTACCAAAAGCTAGTGGCCGATGCTCAGGCGGCGGGTGGCCCGAAATACGCCGACCTGTACCAGCTGGCTTATCGCCAGGCCATTGCGGCGCACAGCATCGTGGCCGGGCCCAAGGGCGAGCTGTTCTTTTTCTCAAAGGAGAATTTCTCCAACGGCTCCATCGGCACCGTGGACATCACCTACCCCTCAGCGCCGCTATTTCTGCTCTATG contains:
- a CDS encoding DUF5127 domain-containing protein produces the protein MQHDDDAKVYLNGVLLTKQAGYNSTYAFFPISPAARQALRAGDNVLALHANSPHGGEYLDAGLYETLPTPAPLARARQTGVKLTATQTTYSFAAGPVTLTVNFLSPLLLDELETVAQPVSYVTCTATAADGQPHPTQVLLTEAGTLASNTPYQEVATRPGAAGSLRWQAVGTAAQPMLAKAGENLRIDWGYAYLATSGAATLANGDPQTLKTAFAKTGTLSPASPTKGQAQRVAQAAVLDLGAVAATPAEQHLLLGYDEQYAVQYFGQNLRP
- a CDS encoding glutaminase domain-containing protein, whose translation is MEKALAAAEADYPRLRQKATAFYQKLVADAQAAGGPKYADLYQLAYRQAIAAHSIVAGPKGELFFFSKENFSNGSIGTVDITYPSAPLFLLYE